GGCACCGTCCGGCTGATCATCGTCGGGGGCGGGCCCGGCACCGGGAAATCGACGTTGTCGCAATCCTTGGCCCGTGACATCGAGGCGCAGGTCCTCTCGACCGACGACATTCGCCGCGAGCTACACCAGGGCGGTCTGATCGGCGGGCCGGCCGGCACCCTGCAGGCAGGTCTGTACACCCCGGAGAACGTCGACCGCGTCTACGACGAAGTCTGCCGGCGGGCGAAAGAGCTGCTGGCCGGTGGACACACGGTCATCCTCGACGGCACCTGGAGAGATCCGCGTCACCGCCGGTCGGCGCATGAAGTGGCCGACGACCTTTCGGTGCCGGTCGTCGAGTTCGTCTGTACGACAACACTCGACGAAGCCGAGAGGCGCATCGCGGGTCGCGGACCGACGTCCTCGGATGCGACGGCGGAGATGGCGGCTCCGCTCACCCCGGACCTCGACGACTGGGTGGGTGCGCACCGGATGGATACCAGCCGCCCACTTTCCGACAGCATCGCCGAGGCGAAACAGATCTGTTGTGTGGGCATCTGACCCAGATGAGTCGCATACCGAGAAAATCCATCGAAAGGGACGTGCCGTGAAAGCTCTCGTCTACCTGGGACCCGGACGACGATCGTGGCAGGAGATGCCCGATCCGCAGATCCAACACCCCGGCGATGCCATCGTCCGGGTGGACGCGGTCACCATCTGCGGAACCGACCTGCACATCTTGAAGGGGGACGTACCCGAGGTAACCGCGAACCGGATCCTCGGCCATGAGGCAGTCGGCACCGTGACCGAGGTCGGCGCGGGAGTCGAAACGCTCGCCGCCGGCGATCGCGTCCTGGTGTCCTGCGTCAGCGCCTGCGGTAGATGCCGCTATTGCCGTGAGGCCCACTACGGGCAGTGCCTGGGCGGCGGGGGATGGATTCTCGGTCACCTCATCGATGGCACCCAGGCCGAATATGTGCGGGTTCCCTTCGCGGACAATTCAACTCACAGGGTGCCCGAGGGTGTGAGCGATGAGCAGATGCTCATGCTCGCGGATATCCTGCCCACCTCCTATGAGGTCGGAGTGCTCAACGGAGCGGTCCGTCCGGGCGATGTGGTGGCCATCGTCGGTGCCGGCCCCATCGGACTGGCGGCGATCCTCACGGCCCGACTACACAGTCCCCGAACGATCGTGGCGATCGATCTGGCCGATTCTCGGCTGGACGCGGCACGCACGTTCGGCGCCGACGTGGTGGTGAACCCCGGCACCCAGTCGGCGCGGCAGGTGATCGACCAGCTGACCTCGGGTCTGGGTGCCGACTGCGTCATGGAGGCGGTGGGCACACCGGGCACCTTCGAGGACTCGGTCCGACTGGTCCGGGCGGGTGGCCATGTGGCCAACATCGGGGTGCACGGCGCGCCGGCGACGCTGCACCTCGAAGAGATCTGGATAAAGAACCTGACCATCACCACCGGGCTGGTCGACACGTATTCCACTCCGACGCTGGTCGGTCTGGTGGCAGGTCAGCGGCTGGACACCACGGCAATGGTCACGCATCGCTTCACCTTCGACGAATTCGAAGCCGCCTACGATGTCTTCAGCCGGTCGGCGGAGACCGGGGCGCTCAAGGTCTTGCTCACGGTGTCGCAGTGACCGCGCGGGCCGCGTGAGTGACCTTCCGCGACAGTTGACGACGGGTCAAGCCGGTACGGCGACGGCAAAGGAGGTGTTGGCCGCAGTCGCCGGCTCCACAACGGGTCTGAGCACCATCCAGGCACAGGAACGGTTGACCACCTGCGGTCCGAATGCCGTCCGTACGCACCGGGTCAGCGCCGGATCGGTGCTTGTCCGTCAACTACGTAATGCCGTGCTGCTCCTGCTTGCCGGCACCGCGATACTGGCCTTCTTCCTCGGCGACGCCACGGAGGCCGCCATCATCGGGGTCATCTTGCTGGCGAGCGTCGGTTTGAGCTTCGCCAATGAGTACCGGGCCGAACGGGCCACCGCGAAACTGCATTCCGAGGTGCAGCATTACGCTCTGGTCTGCCGCGACGGCCGGTTCGCCAAACACAGCGTGACCCACCTCGTGCCCGGTGACGTGATCCGCCTGACGCTGGGCGAGGTGGTGCCCGCCGACGTCCGATTGGTGCGCGTCAACGGCCTGGAATGCAACGAGAGCATCCTGTCCGGGGAGTCCGCGCCGGCGGAGAAGTCGGCGTTGCCGGTAGCCGATGCTCAAGGCTTGTCGGACTACACCGACCTGGCCTTCATGGGAACTGTCGTCACCGCCGGCGAAGCCGACGCCGTGGTGTACGCCACCGGGGCGCGCGCGCAGTTCGGGCGGCTCGCCGCGGGATTGGGGGAGCGGCACCCCGAGACGGACTTCCAACGCGGTCTCCGCGAATTTTCGTATCTGCTGCTGTGGGTCGCGCTCACCCTCACCGGGTTCATCCTGGCCGTCAACATCATGCTCGGCCGGCCCCTGATCGATTCCGCGCTGTTCGCCCTGGCGATCGCCGTGGGCATCACGCCGCAGCTGCTCCCTGCGGTGGTCAGCACCAGCCTGGCCACCGGGTCCAGACGACTGGCCCAGATGCGGGTCCTGGTCAAGCGGCTGGTGTGTATCGAGGACCTCGGCGATATCGACGTCCTCATCACCGACAAGACCGGGACATTGACCAACGGGCGGATCAGTTTCGTCGGTGCCGAGAACGTCGACGCCGAGCGCAGTGCGGCGGTGCTACGGCTCGGACTGCTGGCCAGCGATGTCGACGTCACAGGCGGAGACAGTACGAACCCGCTGGACAGCGCGCTGGCGGAGACCGCCGTCGGTGTGGTGTCCGTCGGCGCTGCGCGCCGGGTCGCCCTGCGTCCGTTCGACCACGTTCGGCGCGCGACATCGGTGCTCGTCGATGACGGCGGTCAACGGCAACTGATCGTCAAGGGCGCTCCCGAACAGGTGATAGCCCTGTGCCAGACGGTGCCTGACGCTGTCCGGACCAGACTGGACGTGCTCTTCGGGGAGGGACGCCGAGTGGTGGCGGTCGCCACCCGGCCCGCGCCCGGCCTCACGGAGATCGGCGACAGCACCGAATCCGCGCTGACCTTCGAAGGCTTCCTGTGTTTCGCCGATGAGCCCAAGGCCGCTGCGGCGCAATCTCTGCTCGCCCTGGCCGAGTTGGGTATCGAGGTGAAGGTCGCCACCGGCGACAATCCGCGGGTCGCGGAGAAGGTCTGCGCCGACCTGGGGCTGCCGAGCAAGGGAACCATCACCGGTACGCAACTCGACGATCTCGGCGGGGCCGACTACAGCCGTGCGGTGCAGGAGCACACCATCTTCGCCAGAATCTCCCCGGAACAGAAGGCGGCGTTGATCATCGAGGCCCGGCGTGCGCAGCGCTCGGTCGGGTTCCTCGGCGACGGTGTCAATGACGCGCTGGCGCTGCACGCCGCCGATGTGGGCATATCGGTGGACACCGCGACCGATGTGGCCAAGGACGCCGCAGACATCGTGTTGATGGAAAAGGATCTGGGCGTGCTCGCCGCGGGCGTGGCCGAGGGCCGGCGCATCTTCGGAAACACCATCAAATACGTCCTGATGGGCACGTCGAGCAATTTCGGCAACATGTTCAGCGCGGCCGCGGCATCGTCGATCCTGCCCTTCCTGCCGATGTTGCCGAGCCAGATTCTGCTGAACAATCTGCTCTACGACAGTTCGCAACTGGCGATCCCCAGCGATCGGGTCGATCCCGAACAACTGCGTGCACCCTCGCACTGGGACATCGCCTTCATCAGGCGGTTCATGCTGACGTTCGGGCCGGTCAGTTCGTTGTTCGATTTCCTGACCTTCGGATTGATGCTGGGGGTTCTGCATGCCGCACCAGCGGAGTTCCGCACCGGGTGGTTCGTCGAGTCGTTGGCGACCCAGACGTTGATCATCTTCGCCATCCGCACCCGTCGTGTCCCTTTCACCCGAAGCAGGCCCGGTGGTCTGTTGACGGTGACGACGGTCGCGGTGATCGCTGTGGGCGTCGCCATCAGCTATTGGCCACCGGCCCGGCGCATGGGATTCACTCCGCTGCCCTGGCAGTACTTCGCCGCGCTCGCCGCGCTGGCGGCGGCGTATCTGGTCTTGGTGGAGTTGACCAAATCGGTCTTCTACCGCGAGTCCGTGGGTGTGCAGCCGCGTCGAGTTCGCAGTCCGGACAAGCAGATTCATCGCCTCGCCGCACGGTTCAGTCATCACGGTCGACTGCTGCCGGGGGCGAGTGGCGCGGAGTCGCCGGCGATGCAGGTGGCTTCCCCGGTCAGCCGACCTGCAGTACCGCAGCGCCGGCGATCGATCCGGCGCTGAGGTCTTCCAGCGCCCTGTCGGCCTGGTCGAGCCGATAGTGCGGACCCGTGATCTCGATTCGGTGGCGGCCTGCGAAGGCCAGGAATTCGAGGGCATCGGCGCGGGTGTTCGAGGTCACCGAACGTATCTGCTTCTCCTGGAACAGGTGACGCTGGTAATTGAGTGACGGCACATCGCTGAGGTGGATGCCGGCAATGGCCAACGTGCCGCCCCGGTCGAGTGCCTCCATCGCCGGCGGAACCAGGTCACCCACGGGCGCAAAGAGGATCGCGGAGTCCAACGCCACCGGTGGACGGTCCGCGGCGCCCTGGGCGGAGGCGGCGCCCAGCTCCAGCGCCAGCCTGCGGGCGTGTTCCCCGCGGGTCATGACATGGACTTCGGCGCCCTCGGCAAGGGCGACCTGCGCGGTGATGTGCGCACTGCCGCCGAAGCCGTAGATGCCCAATCGGCCGCCGGGCGGCAGGTCGGCGCGACGCAGCGAGCGGTAGCCGATGATCCCGGCACACAGCAGCGGGGCCAGTTCGGCATCGCTGTATCCGCCAGGCAGTGAGTATACGAACGATGCGGGCGCGGTGAGGAATTCGGCGTAGCCGCCGTCGGCGTCCCAGCCCGTGTAACGGCTCAGCGGGCAGAGGTTCTCCCGGCCGGCCAGGCAGTACGTGCATTCCCCGCAGGTGTGCCGCAGCCACGCCACACCCACCCGGTCGCCGACGGCCAGTGTCGTGACCGCGTTCCCGAGTGCCACCACCTCACCGACCACCTCGTGGCCCGGGGTCACATGCGGACGGTGCACCGCCAGGTCACCCTCGGTGACATGCAGGTCGGTGCGACACACACCGCAGGTACGCACGGCGATGAGGGCCTCGTCGGCGGCGGGCGTGGGCACCTCGGTGTTGGTGAGCTGCAGGGGGTGCGTGTCCACCGGTGCGGGCGTGCGCACCTTCCACGCCCTCATGGTCGCCGGGATCATGGCCTGCCGGCGTCTCGCGGACAGTGGTGATCGCGGTGCAGCATCGTGCCTCCAGCTCGGTTTCGCCGTCGTTCGACGCCCGGAGCGCTTTGCCGGTCATCGGAGCTCATCTGATGATGTACCGGATCGGCGTGGCCTGCCAGGGCCTTTGGTCATCGTCGGCTTTCACGCTCGGTGCGTCTGTGGCCGCGCCACCAGCACCGGTACCCGCACTGCCTGGACCACCGCGTTGCTGACCGAGCCCAGCAGCACACTCGCCGCCGCGCCGTGGCCGTGACTACCCACGACGACCAGTTGCGCGGACTCCGAGCGCTCGACGAGCTGCCGGGCGGGTTCATCGGCGACCGCGATGCTCTCCACCGGGACCGCGGGGAACCGCTCCTGCCACGGCGCGAGCATCTCCTGGATCTGGCGGTCCACCTCCGGACGCAATGCCTCCCAATCGAAGCCCGGCATTTCGAATGCACCGGGCGACCACCAGGCATGGACGGCGATCAAACCCACCTTGCGAACGGATGCCGCGTCGAAGGCCAACGCGATGGCCGACTGCGATGCCGGTGAGCTGTCGAATCCCAGGAGCACCGGCGCTTCGGGGTCGGGAGGCGGTTCTTCGTCATGGACCACCACCACCGGACACTGCGCCCGGTGCAGCAGTCCGGTGCTGACACTGCCCAGGACCCGACGGGCGACCGCCCCCTTCCCACGCGATCCGACGACGACCATCCCGGCGTCCCGGGAAGCGTGCACCAGGGCCGCGGTCGGGGTCGCGACGGTGAATTCCGTCCTCACGGGCACCGCACCTGCAGTGATGTCAGCGGCGATCCGCGCGGTGTCGGCGAGGATCTCGCGGCCGATCTTGGCCTGCCACTCCAGGTACTCGGCCGGCGCCGGTGCCAGTGGCCACCCGGCGATGGGCAAGGTACTCGCATGCAGCACCGTCAGGGGGAGCCCGCGAAGGGTCGCCTCATGTGCGGCCCATTCGACAGCGCGTTCTGACGATACTGAATCATCCACTCCGACAACTATTTTCCTGGGCTCCAGGGCTTGGGTCATGGTGCTCCTTTCTGGGTTCCGGGTGCCGAGCCACCGTGGCGAGGCGGGTGATCGCCCCGGCGATGCCGTCGGCAAGGTCGTCGACGTCGGGGAACGCATCGAAATCGGCTGTGACTCCGAAGACCAGGTCGTCGCCATAGCTGAGGATCGCCACCGCCGCGCGCATCCGTAACGCCACCGGGGGGATGGGCAGCATGCGGACGACTTCGCGGCCCATCACCTGCAGATGGTGCCGCGGTCCCGGCACGTTGGTTGCCAGCGTGACAACGCCGCGCTGCGGAAGCGAGGTCAACAAACGGACCACCCGGGAGGTGAGCGCGAAGGGCACCAGCTTGAGTGCGGCCACTGCCATGCCCCCGGCTTGCCGCTGGCCGCCGGACTTCACCCGGGCCATCCGTCGGTGCACCGTGCGCAGCTGTTCCAGCGGGTCGGATTCGTCCACCGGCAGGTGCGGGAGCATCACCGATATCCGGTTGTCGAGCTCGCCCATGGCGGCGCCGGGTCGCACCGATACGGGTACGAGTGTGCGCAGGGACGTGCGACGGGGTACTTCGCCGCGGCGCTGTAACGCGGCACGAAAACTGTCGGTGATGGCGGACAGGGCCACGTCGTTGAGGGTGACGTCGAAGGCCTGGCAGACCGATGCGACGTCCGCCAACGGGACCTGTGCGGCGCTGTAGCGGCGCATCGTCGAGACCGGGCCGTTGAACGCGGACTTCGGGCCCGGGCGTAACAGGCTGTCGAGGATCTGGACGGTCCCGCCGACCGTCACCGCCGTGGAGTAGGTCAGCGCGGACACCGAGTTCACCACGCCGCGCACCAGTGTGCGCGGGTCCGCGGTGAGGGTGGGCAGGGTTCGTGGACGGTGCGGCGGCGCGTGGGCGGCGCGGATGGCGCCGACATACGTCTGGCCTTCACCGCCGTCGCCGAGGCCGGCGAGCAGGTGCATCGCGGCGATGCCGTCGGCGATGCAGTGATGCACCTTCATCAGCAGCGCCCAGCGATCGGCGGCGAGTCCCTCGATGATCCAGCACTGCCACAACGGCCGCTCGCGGTCGAGTCGGGACTCCATGGCCTCCGCGGTGAACCGGAACAACGCCGCATCGTCGCCCGGGTGGGGGAGGGCCGCACGGCGGATGTGGTGTGCCATGTCGAGTGCCGGATCCTCCACCCACTCCGGCGCCGACAGATCGAACGGCTGCCGTCGTACCACCTGGCGCAGTCGCGGGACGGCGGCGATCCGGTCGCCGATGAGAGTGGCGAGAGCATCTCGGTCGGGTAGCGGGCCGTCCAGGATGGAGACGGCTCCGACCGCCAGGCTGACGTGCGGATCGGCATCCTCGGCGTCGAGAAACCCGGCGTCGAAAGTGTTCAGGCGGTCCACTGCATGACTATCCGTTCAGCGCACGCCTGTCCGACAGGGCCCGAGGTCCCGGCCTGCTAGGGACTACGGTCCCTTCCCGGGCGCCCCCGGTTCGGTCACAATCGAAGGACAGCAGGTGAGGGGGCCGTCATGGTCAGGGTGTTTCTGGTCGATGATCACGAACTCGTCCGCCGCGGCCTGATCGATCTGCTCAGCGACGACCCCGACCTGGACGTGGTCGGGGAGGCCGCCTCCGTCTCGGAAGCGCTGGCGCGAATACCCGCCCTGCGTCCCGACGTCGCGGTGCTCGACATCCGCCTCCCGGATGGCAACGGCATCGAGTTGTGCCGCGATCTGCTGGCCCGGTTTCCTGACCTGCGGTGTTTGATGCTGACCTCGTTCACGACCGAGGAGGCGATGCTCGACGCGATTCTGGCGGGGGCGAGCGGATACGTGGTGAAAGACATCCGGGGGATGGAACTCGCCAAGGCGATCAAGGACGTGGGGGCCGGGCGGTCACTGCTGGACAACCGGGCCGCAGCGGCGTTGATGGCGAAATTGCGCAACGACGCCACGCATGCGGATCCGCTGTCGGGCCTGAGCGGCCAGGAGCGGGCGCTGCTGGATCTCATCGGCGACGGGCTGACCAACAAGCAGATAGCCGACCGCATGTATCTGGCCGAGAAGACCGTGAAGAACTATGTGTCCCGGCTGTTGGCGAAGCTGGGTATGGAGCGCCGGACACAGGCCGCGGCGTTCGTGTCCAGGCTTGAGCGGCTCGGCCGGCCGGAGATAGTGTGACCCAGGGTGGCCGAGTTCCGCGATTTTGGCCCAGCCCGAACAGCGGGTATCGTGGACCAACGGTGCGGCCTGCGCGCCGGCTCTGTGCGTGCCCTGTCCTGGAACTCGTCGTCTTGGAACTCGTAATTCTGGAGAACGTCGACATCCTGCCGATCTGGCCCACGTGGTGCAGTCGGTCAGGGGTTGCGCCGGTAACGGGCGCATAAGAGATACGAAACGAAGACAAGGATCGCCAGACAGTATGGCCAAGAAAGACGGTGCCATCGAGGTCGAGGGCCGCGTGGTCGAGCCTCTGCCCAATGCGATGTTCCGCATTGAGCTGGAGAACGGACACAAGGTTCTGGCCCACATCAGCGGCAAGATGCGGCAGCACTACATCCGCATCCTGCCCGAGGACCGCGTCGTGGTGGAGCTCTCTCCCTACGACCTGTCCCGGGGCCGCATCGTGTACCGGTACAAGTAACCCGCGTCCACAACCGCAATAACCACGACCTGTGGCGAGCACGCTTGTGCGAGTCACGAATCGACCTGTGACGAGCCCTGGGCGAGTCACAATTCAACACAGAAGGATCGCAAGCCGTGAAGGTGAACCCGAGCGTCAAGCCGATCTGCGACAAGTGCAGGGTGATCCGCCGGCATGGGCGGGTCATGGTGATCTGCTCTGATCCCCGCCACAAGCAGCGGCAGGGCTAGGCCTCTTCTTTTCGAGGCTCAACCAGCACCACCCACAACTGAATGCAGACCTCCCAGTTCCACTGAACGGATTGGCCGTTCAACCACGTCCGGCACGGAGGCCGGACCCCGTGAGGGGAACGGACTGGGAACAGACCTCCGCATAGAAAAGGAATCACTGCCTGATGGCACGTCTCATGGGCGTCGATCTCCCGCGTGACAAGCGCATGGAGATCGCGCTGACCTACATTTACGGCGTCGGCCGTACCCGCTCCCAGGAAATCCTGGACGGCACCGGCATCAGCCGGGACCTGCGTACCAAGGACCTGACCGATGATCAGGTCGCACAGCTGCGCGACTACATCGAAGGCAACCTCAAGGTCGAGGGTGACCTCCGCCGCGAGGTCCAGGCCGATATCCGCCGCAAGATCGAAATCGGCTGCTACCAGGGCCTGCGCCACCGTCGTGGCCTGCCCGTGCGTGGACAGCGCACCAAGACCAACGCGCGTACCCGCAAGGGCCCGAAGCGCACCATCGCCGGCAAGAAGAAGGCCAGGTAACCCCGGATGGCACAGGCAAAGAAGGGCGGCACCGCCGCCAAGAAGGGTCAGAAGACCCGCCGCAGGGAAAAGAAGAACGTCCCGCACGGCGCTGCTCACATCAAGAGCACCTTCAACAACACGATCGTCTCGATCACCGATCCCCAGGGCAACGTCATCGCCTGGGCCTCGTCGGGTCACGTCGGCTTCAAGGGTTCGCGCAAGTCGACCCCGTTCGCCGCGCAGCTCGCCGCCGAGAACGCTGCCCGCAAGGCGCAGGAGCACGGTGTCAAGAAGGTCGACGTCTTCGTGAAGGGCCCGGGTTCGGGCCGCGAGACCGCGATCCGCTCGCTGCAGGCCGCCGGCCTCGAGGTCGGCGCGATCTCCGACGTCACTCCGCAGCCGCACAACGGCTGCCGCCCGCCCAAGCGGCGCAGGGTCTAGGTCGGCTCGGGAAAAGGATTAGGTAACAGAAAATGGCTCGTTATACCGGACCCGCGACCCGCAAGTCGCGTCGCCTCGGCGTCGACCTCATCGGCGGCGATCAGTCCTTCGAGAAGCGCCCCTACCCGCCCGGCCAGCACGGCCGCGCGCGGATCAAGGAGAGCGAATACCGCACCCAGCTGCAGGAGAAGCAGAAGGCTCGCTTCACCTACGGCGTCATGGAGAAGCAGTTCCGCAAGTACTACGAAGAGGCCAACCGCCTCTCCGGTAAGACCGGCGAGAACCTGCTGCGCATCCTGGAAAGCCGTCTGGACAACGTCGTCTACCGTGCCGGCCTGGCCCGCACCCGGCGGATGGCGCGCCAGCTGGTCAGCCACGGCCACTTCACCGTCAACGGTGTGAAGGTCGACATTCCGAGCTACCGGGTGTCGCAGTACGACATCATCGATATCAAGGAAAAGTCGATCAACACGTTCCCGTTCGAGGCCGCACGTCAGGCCGCGGGCGAGCGCCCGATCCCGGGCTGGCTGCAGGTCGTCGGCGAGCGTCAGCGCATCCTGGTGCACCAGCTCCCGGAGCGCGCCCAGATCCAGGTGCCGCTCACCGAGCAGCTGATCGTCGAGTTCTACTCGAAGTAAGGTCTTCAACCGCCCTGGTCGAAGACACCCAGACGGCATCAAATAGCGGGTGCCGAGAAGGAGATAGAAAACCATGCTGATTTCTCAGCGACCCACACTGTCCGAAGATGTGTTGGCCGACAACCGGTCCCGGTTCACCATCGAACCGCTGGAGCCCGGTTTCGGTTACACCCTCGGTAACTCGCTGCGGCGCACGCTGCTGTCGTCCATCCCGGGCGCAGCGGTCACCAGCATCCGCATCGACGGTGTGCTGCACGAGTTCACCACCGTCCCCGGGGTGAAGGAAGACGTCACCGACATCATCCTGAACCTCAAGGGTCTGGTCGTGTCCTCGGAAGAGGACGAGCCGGTCACCATGTACCTGCGCAAGCAGGGCCCGGGTGCGGTCACCGCCGGTGACATCGTGCCGCCGGCCGGCGTGACGGTGCACAACCCGGATCTGCACATCGCGGCTCTCAACGACAAGGGCAAGCTCGAGGTCGAGCTGGTCGTCGAGCGGGGCCGTGGCTACGTGCCCGCCGTGCAGAACAAGGCCTCCGGCGCGGAGATCGGCCGGATCCCGGTCGACTCCATCTACTCGCCGGTCCTCAAGGTCACCTACAAGGTGGAGGCCACCCGCGTCGAGCAGCGCACCGACTTCGACAAGTTGATCCTCGATGTCGAGACCAAGAATTCGATCACCCCGCGTGACGCCCTGGCCTCGGCCGGTAAGACGCTGGTTGAACTGTTCGGTCTGGCACGCGAGCTCAACGTCGAGGCCGAAGGCATCGAGATCGGGCCGTCGCCGGCCGAGGCGGATCACATCGCCTCGTTCGCGCTGCCCATCGACGATCTGGACCTGACCGTCCGGTCGTACAACTGCCTCAAGCGCGAGGGTGTGCACACCGTCGGCGAGCTGGTGTCGCGTACCGAGTCCGATCTGCTCGACATCCGCAACTTCGGGCAGAAGTCCATCGACGAGGTCAAGATCAAGCTGCATCAGCTCGGTCTGTCGCTGAAGGACAGCCCGGCCAGCTTCGATCCGTCCGAGGTGGCCGGATACGACGTGGCCACCGGCACCTGGACCGGTGACACCGGGTACGACTCGGACACCGACCAGGACTTCGCCGAAACCGAACAGCTCTAAGCCCACCAGGGTCTGAAGAGAATCGTCCCGGTCCTACCTGATACGGGGACCGGCCCCACTTAGGAGATAGTCGCAATGCCCAAGCCCACCAAGGGTCCTCGCCTCGGCGGGTCGTCCTCGCACCAGAAGGCGCTGCTGGCCAACCTGGCCACCGCGCTGTTCGAGCACGGCCGCATCAAGACCACTGAGCCGAAGGCCCGGGCGTTGCGTCCGTACGCCGAGAAGCTGATCACCCACGCCAAGAAGGGCCAGCTGCACAACCGGCGCGAGGTCATGAAGAAGATCCGCGACAAGGACGTGGTGCACGCCCTGTTCGCCGAGATCGGACCCTTCTTCGCCGACCGCGAGGGCGGCTACACCCGGATCATCAAGGTGGAGGCACGTAAGGGCGACAACGCCCCGATGGCCGTCATCGAGCTGGTCCGGGAGAAGACCGTGACCTCCGAGGCCAATCGTGCGCGCCGTG
This region of Mycolicibacterium diernhoferi genomic DNA includes:
- the rpsD gene encoding 30S ribosomal protein S4; translation: MARYTGPATRKSRRLGVDLIGGDQSFEKRPYPPGQHGRARIKESEYRTQLQEKQKARFTYGVMEKQFRKYYEEANRLSGKTGENLLRILESRLDNVVYRAGLARTRRMARQLVSHGHFTVNGVKVDIPSYRVSQYDIIDIKEKSINTFPFEAARQAAGERPIPGWLQVVGERQRILVHQLPERAQIQVPLTEQLIVEFYSK
- a CDS encoding DNA-directed RNA polymerase subunit alpha, giving the protein MLISQRPTLSEDVLADNRSRFTIEPLEPGFGYTLGNSLRRTLLSSIPGAAVTSIRIDGVLHEFTTVPGVKEDVTDIILNLKGLVVSSEEDEPVTMYLRKQGPGAVTAGDIVPPAGVTVHNPDLHIAALNDKGKLEVELVVERGRGYVPAVQNKASGAEIGRIPVDSIYSPVLKVTYKVEATRVEQRTDFDKLILDVETKNSITPRDALASAGKTLVELFGLARELNVEAEGIEIGPSPAEADHIASFALPIDDLDLTVRSYNCLKREGVHTVGELVSRTESDLLDIRNFGQKSIDEVKIKLHQLGLSLKDSPASFDPSEVAGYDVATGTWTGDTGYDSDTDQDFAETEQL
- the rplQ gene encoding 50S ribosomal protein L17 gives rise to the protein MPKPTKGPRLGGSSSHQKALLANLATALFEHGRIKTTEPKARALRPYAEKLITHAKKGQLHNRREVMKKIRDKDVVHALFAEIGPFFADREGGYTRIIKVEARKGDNAPMAVIELVREKTVTSEANRARRADAAQKVAAAAAPQAAVEPEAAEGPTADEAAEETTEAVAEEATEAPAEEAKSDDK